TCTCTATTAAATCTGTGATATCACTACTCTCAGGTGGCTTTGTTGAATTTTGAATCATCGCTTATTTAGATTTCAATAATGAAAGAACGTATTTAATATTTGCTCCAATCAATGCCCCTGGCATAATTGCATGAATGAGACCTTGGTTAAGACAGAAAGAAGCACTAAGTATTATTATGCCTAGAAGAAATAAGGTTACTGAATGCGTGACCTTATAGAAAAAGTCCGGTGTTGGTTCTTTTGAATTCATGTTATCGTTTGATTAGGTATCATTTTAATCGTGCAGGGTTTTGTACAAGAACGAACGCCAACAGTCCTATGATCTTAAAATAACGACGGAGGTTTTAATAACAGCCTCCGTCGTTAATACTAACTACTAACTCAAAGAATATTTCAATTCTCATTCGTTGGTTAAAAATCAATCCTTTGTAGAAACTATCATACAATAAGTGCTGGTATTATTAAAAAATGTGACGTAGGAGGGGAATATTGGGATGTTACAAATTTTTCTTGGGATTATAAGGAAATAAGCAATCCCCATTAATATTTTTATATAAATTCTCGTTTCTCTATTACACAAGTTTATTTGGGTCTTTATTGCCGCCAAAAGCACTTTGTTCATTCCCTTAATGACCCAGTGACCATATTAGGTGTGAAAAACGACAAAGTCCTTGGGAGGCCCTGTAAATAGGCATTTAAAAATCCACAGATTTCTCTTTTTAACATTTTTCGTTGTTTTCAGAATCTCTTTGTTTATAGGGCCTGCAAAACAAGTTGGCCAAATATGCAGCTATGTGGTCACTAACCCAATATCAGAGAATCAAAGCTCTATTAAAAATTGTAATCATTAGGTTAAATAGGCATCTTTTTAAAGTAGGTTAATTTTTTTCGGAATATGAGGAGAGTTAAAAAGTATTCTCCATTGAGTACTAATATTGCTTTGTTATGGGTTTTATAATACGGATATCAGTTTTTGGCCTATAGGCAAGGGTTACTTCGTATTCGATTTCTGTATTGGAAGGAACTTCTATTTCAAAGTTCGATTTTAGCATATGATACAAAATAACTTGCATCTCCATAAGTGCGAGATTCATTCCAATACACATTCTGGGACCTCTTCCAAATGGTATATAAGCATATTTATGGGGAAGTTCTTGATCAAAACGATCTGGGTCAAAAACATTCGGATTTTTCCAAAATTTTTTGTGACGATGAATCAATTGTGAAACCATTAGAATTGTATCTCCTTTCTTAATGGGATAACCGTTCATTTTCTCATTTTTAATCGCTTCCCTCCCTTGCATAAAGGCAGGAGACCATAACCGTAAGCTTTCATTGATTACGTTATTGACATATTGAAGCTGATCGACGTGTTCAACTTTAATAGGGCCGCCTTTGGTGACACGATCATATTCTTCGACCACTTTTTTTCTGATAACGTCATCTTTATATACATTTACTATCAATGAAAACAGGGCTGTTGCAGTAGTTTCATATCCCGCTGACATAAGGGTCACGAACTCATTATAAATCTGTTTTTTGGGGATCTCTCCACTTCTTTCGAGGAGGATGAACATGGTCATCAGATCATTTCCCGTAAGGTTTTCTTCCTTTTCTTTGCTTCTTATGACCTCAATTAGAAATTTTTTGAGTTTCGTAACTGATTTATTGAATTTTCGATTTTTTGCCGTTGGAAACCATAAAGGTGGCTGTATAGGGGATTTGACACGCCCCATTATTGTAACCATGCCATTAAAAAGATTTTCTTTAATGATTTTGGCACCACCTTCTACATTCTCTCCCATAAAACATTTCGAGGTGACATCCAGCACAAGATCGCCCATCTCGGAACGAAGCCATAGCTCGGGCTTTGATGGCCAATCCTTGAACATCTTTTTTGCATGATTATTAATTATTGTAAAATAGGAGCGAACCATTTCTTTATGAAAATAGGGTTGCATCAAACGGCGCTCTTTCTTCCATTGTTCGCCTTCTAAAGCAAAAAGACCATCACCTATTACTTTTATGATCAGTTTGACAAGAGAAAACTGTTTATAATTACGATGGTTTGTTTGTAATACATGTTGTATATGGTCTGGATGATTGATTGCTATAAATCTTTTATGCGCTATTCTGAACTGAAAAATATCACCATAGGTTTCTGCACATTTTTTCAAAAACCTATCTGGATCTTTGGAGAAAGATTTCATGTTACCAAATAACCAGCTATCGGGCTTGACTTTGGGAATCTGTTTGGGTGTCATATCATTATAAATTATTAAATTTTTCACATGTTATTCTTTTATGAAGTATTTCTTACAAAGCTCCAGATTATAGCGGGGAGATAGAATATGGAATGTTGTAGAGCTAAAGCATACAAAGAATAGAACCTCAATATAGAGATCATATATTTTTTTGTCCAATTCCGAAGAGATGGACATATTTTCTAGCAACTTTATAAGCTTCGAGAAAGAAGCCCGTGCAATATCAATGGACATATCAATTCCGGCATACAATTGTTCTTCCTTGGACTTATCCGGATATTCTTGCTTACCTAGAAATACGACCGGATTAGCAACTAGATGTTCTGAATCGCTAAGAATGGAAAATATATCATTTATCAAACAACAATATTCTGCAGCAGACCGCACTGAAGATTTTATCTTCTCCGATCTTAGAAAATCAGTTATCCGTGAGTGGTCATTAATACTACGTTCTTGACCAAGAATATGCATATGATTTACAATGACCCATTGAAACCCTGATGAAAGAACACGGGTCTTCATATATTCCTCAAGAACAGGTGAATCATTTGAATGTGTATACTTTTCTATTTCACCATGGAAGTATACGATCTGTCGTCGATATTCATCAAATACAATTTTAAGGGTTTCGGATGTAAGTACCTTATATCCTTCTATATAACAAAGATCAAATAGAATGCAAAATTCATAGAACACTTTTTGGATCTGTTTGTTTTCCGTAATATTGGAAACATCCTGAGGTGTTCTGACCTCGTGTACATTTTTATATTCAATTCCATCAAAATGAACTAAAACTTGATCCACAATTCCAAGAATTGATTTCCCATTAACGTACAGTTCACGTACATCATCAAATAACATATCAAGGAGCCATATCGATGCTGTTGCCAACACCAAATATGTATGTGCCTTTGAAAACTTGCCAATACGTTTCCGATTACTGGCATCTTGGGGTTTAATACCATGGGGATAAGTATAGAAACAGTACAATAGACCAAGATCGGTAGCTTTTTGGGAAAACATACCTAGGTCATATTGTTTCAACAGATTATGAACATATTCTGTTCTTTGTTTTTGGTACCCGCAATTTGATTTTGGGGAAAGCTCGGACTTCTTACCAATATCAATCCATTTTGATAACCAATCGTCACATAAGTACATAGCTTTAAGGACTTCTTTCCATTGGTCATCATCATATGTTATATGAGGACCGAACACTTCATGAAAACGATCAGATAATGCTTCTTGACATCCAAGATTTGTATTTACTTCCATAATAGGTGAGGTTTATCTTTCAAATTACATATCCTGGATATGCTAAACCATGGACAATTTCCCATTTAACATGGAAAGGCAGTTAATTATATGTTAACCACTATATCTAAAAAAACAGGGATGAAGGTTGCGCCTCATATGCAGAGGCATGGTTGCGGGTACTATCTGGCGGACACCGGGACCGATCTTAGGACCATCCAGGAATACCTTGGCCACCAAGATTCGAAAGATAAAGTCACCTACACCCAGATAGCGGGGAGCAGGTTCAACAATTTGTGGAAGTAACATGAGGAAAAATAATTGGGAGTTGTTACCTTTTAAGTTCAAATAAACGATAACACTTGAAATTCGAATTGCGATTAATTAGAGTCGTGAAAATTATCAAACTTAATTTGACATAATAATTATTGATTTCACGACTTTTTCACAAAAGTTTTCACGAAATAAATTTGTAGTTTATTGTTGCTGAATTTTTTAGCTTATTAAGCAATCAAAGATTGTATTGATTTTAAAACGTAAGTGTCTTGATTTTAAATTAGCGCTTACATGTTGAATCAAAACTACATATATATCAATCTGTACTATAATGTTCTTATGTTGAATGAAGTTCATTAATATTTACATAAACTGTACCTTTATGACATCAAAGAAGATCAAATTATATCTTCAAAGTTCTTTTTTTGGTTTTAGTGTACAATTAGGTGTGCATGTTTTGAAAAAATGAAGTAAAATACTGAATAACAGTGTAATATGGAATTTCGGTTAGTCCTGTCATCCCGACAAAATGGGTTTCAAGCGAAACCATAAAAATGCTAACTAAATGATTTTCAGTGAAATTCGTTTTTTCTGATTCCATTTAGTTAGCTTTAATATCACAACAAAAGTTATCTATTGGGACACCAAATCCAAGAAAACCACCTCCATAACACCAGAAGGCAAGGAATTAAACGCTTATTTGGACCAAGTGAAGTCCAAACTATTACTATATTACAAGCAGCTAACTTCTGATTTTGAATTGGTTACGACGAATTCAATAAAAGCTAGGTTCGTCGGACAGGACGAAAAACATAAAACCTTGATGGATTTGGTGATTTACCATAATGAAAATATGGTGGGAGTCCTTAGGCAAGGCACTTTAAAGAACTACTATAGACTTTTGGCAATTCAGTTCTTTGTTGTACCTCCGTAATTTACTTAACAAATTTTGATATGATTTCAAATACTTCATCATTTAGGGCTACTTCATGTCCCAGACCTTCCAAAACAATAAAATTGAATTTCTTCTGATTCTCCTCTAATTCACGAGCATATTCTGAAGCAATATTAATCGGAACACTTTTGTCATTATCTCCATGTATTAACGTTATTTGAGTTGAAAAATGAATTTTTTTCACACCTTCAATTGGGGAAAGACTCTTTACCTCTTTATCCCAAATTTGGGTTTCAGGCTGTAACCTCTTCATATGTTTCCTCCATTTATGAAGATTACAAGGACAGGAAATAAGTAATGCGTTGGAATATGTGATTGGATACTCGGAAATTAAGTTCGCAGATATGGCAGCACCTCCTGAATGTCCTACTAAAACTATTTTCGAAGGATTGTACTTATCTTTCAACTTGGTAGTGAGGTTGTTTATGGATTCAAGAACTTCTCTTGTATAGTTATCACCTGCTGCTTCCCCCCGTTCTCCTTGTGAACTATTTCCTTCGTTGTCCTTGTATCCGGGCCTAAGTATTCCAACAGCGACAATATTTTTATTCTCGTCCGCAATTTTTTTAGCGATAATATATTGATAAGAAGGGTTATTAAATGGTGCGTCTCCATGAAGGACCAGTACTAATTTTGGATTATTCAATTCTCCTGAACTTATATGGGTAATATGAAATAATTCGGTGGATTTAGGATCGCTAGAGTTTACGATATCATGATTTTTATTCTTGGATTGTTGACAATTCAAAAAAGTAGAAATCATAAAAAAAAATAGTCCAATACTTTTTTTATATATCATTTTATTAATTTAAATTACATGTAATACAACGTTCCCTATAAGATGTCGTAACTATACCACCGGGCGGTTTTGTATTTCACATCTTGTTGTGTGGTCCTTTTTTATTGTTGAAGTATAGTTTTAAGCTCTTCCATAAACTTCATTGATTCCTTTTCAATCTTTTTGGTCAAACTTCTCTTATTATTAAAATTTGGCTCTTTAACAATAATTTGCTCTATAATTGATAAACTGTTATCAATTGATTCTGCCAAATGATATTTTTTCCAATCACTATCTTTAAAAATTTCCCAATACTTTTTTCGAATAATTTTGTTTTGACCAGATAGGCAAATTGAAAAATATAGCTCTTTGTGATTCAGTATAATAACAAATTTAAGTTTTTGGTTTTTTAATGCCGTTGTTGCTAAAGAGAAATAAGAAAAATTTGGGTTACCTTGATAGATGTTTCCAAGTCTAAAACAAGTGTCATATTCCTTCAGAAAAAAAGCTCTCAATTCTTTCATGTAGTTTATCAGGTAATGATAATCTAATTCTTTCCCACATTGTTCGCTTTGTGTTTTGTTTTGCGAAAAGTTTAAGGTGTGAGCTCTTCCAAGTTTAATGTTCTGTGTTTTTTCAAGTGGAATATAAATATCAATTATAAATTTTTGTTCAGGATGGGTTTTATGGTCATTAAGATATATTTCAAAATAATCTCCATCTCTGAACTTATAATTGTTTTCTATGACCCAAACGGACATACTCTTCCATGCTTTTGGAAAATCGTTCGCTTCAATTTCAAAATTGCCAACTGCATAATACCCTTTTGGGATTTTATAGGGTCTAATTTCCCCATCAGCATCAATATTCTTATTAACCGATACACAAGCACTATACCTCACTTTTGAAATTTGTGTAACATTAGGATTGTCATGGTAAATGGTTATCGTTTTAAAATCAGAGGTAGACAATAGCCCTCTTTTGTGTCCCCATTCCATTAATCTTTGATACATATTGCCAATTTCTTCAAACTCACCAATATGCATTATGCCAGCAAGTTTTGTCTCCCTTAGCTCTTTTACTCCTATTTGTGCATTCATATCAATCCATTTTTTGATATCATCAATGCTACGAATGTATCTTTCCGTACTAAAAGGTTCTATACCAATCTTGCGAAGTGTTGTTATTCCATCAGATTTAAATCTTGTAGGGCTAACTCCATAATATTTTTTGAATGCTCTGGAAAATGAACTTTGACTATTAAACCCATAATTGTAAGCAAGTTCTTTTATAGGAGTGTTTGTATTCAGAAGCAAAATAGATGCAATACGCTCTATCCTTTTTCTATTAAGGTATTCGTTTAATGTTTCCCCAACTATAATCGAGAAAACTCTATGAAAATGGAAAGTTGAGTAATGACCTCTCTTTGATAGTGTCTCCAAAGATAAACTTGCCTCAAGATTTTTTTCAATGAAATCCAAGACATAGTTCACACGCTTTATATATTCTTGTCTTGTATTATTTGATTTCATTTAGAATAACATAATCTTGATATGGGTACTAAAATACTAAATATGATAAACGGAATATTTTAGTAAAACATAGCTCCACTCCTTTCCATTTTAAGCTTCCCTTAGTTTTTTAATTCACTTACCGAGCCCACGCCATCACACTTTTTAGACAGCAAAACACCAACATTCAGAAGTTGACCAGACTGCATAAAGCCAATCGAAAACTCCTTTTTTATAAGTCTTTGTTCAATTAGTAAAGGACATGAGGTCTAAAGAAAAAGTGTGAGATATTTGAATCATACCCCACACTTTTGTTTTGATTCTTATGCTACATGGTCAGTCGCATAAACAACTCATGAGAGCTATTATCAATGTTGTTAATATCATTTTCCATTGCTGCTTCATAGGCATAACCTATCTGTAGCCCCGAACTGATATCGAACATGAACATTCCACTCAAAGCCTCATCCAATCTGTACGAGGCACCCACTTTGAACCGTTGTCCAAAATCCAATATCGAGGTCAGATCCACGGATATGGGAGATGCATCCACATATCGCAACATACTACTGGCCAGTAGGTTCATGTTCTTTCCCAGTTTAAAATCATACCCGCCCGATAGATAGACATGCCTACGGTCCGTGCTAGAAAAAGCGTTACCGTTGCGTTCTTCCAGACGATCTGGGGTCATCAATTTCGGAGCGGAAAGAGAAAGGAAAAAGTCTTCGTTCTTCAAATAGACACCTGCCCCTATATTTGGCGTAAACCTGTTTTCAAAATCCATAAGGGTACCATCTTGCCCCACTCCATATGTAATCAAACCTGTGGTGTTGGCACTGTATGAATTGCCGCTTGCCTTTAATCCGAAATAAAGCATATAATCTTCATTCAGTTTCACCCGATATGAAAAGTCTATTGCAACCCAAGTCTGATTTTCAATAAAAGTCTGATCGTTCAAGATGGATACGCCCAAACCAACATTTGCACCGACCGGCATAGAAAAGAGTGCGCTCTGGCTTTCAGGGGCTCCTTGTACCCCTGCCCATTGACTTCGAAGGCCTAGGGTAAGCTCGGCACCTTCACTGCTTCCGGCAAAAGCTGGATTTATCAAGTTCATACTATACCTGTAAAATGTGTATTGTGGGTCTTGTTGGGCAAAGATGGACTTTGTTCCCAAAGTTATGGCCAGACCTAAAACCAATATTAAATGTTTCATTGTTGTTTTTGTTTTTTGTCTTTTTAATAGTTGATATAGATCCAACCTTGAATCGGAGCTGATCCATCCCCAAGATCAATCATATACATGTAAGAACCTGCTGGAAGCTTCTCGTTGTTGTTCTTATAGAACCCTTCCCAGTTGTTTCGGTAGCTTTTTGTTGAGAAGACAACATGTCCCCATCGATTGAACACTTTGACGGTGTTATTGGGATAGTTGTCAATTCCAGGAATCACCCAGGACTCGTTAATTCCATCGCCATTTGGCGTAAAGGCCTCCGCTGGCACAATCTTCGGTTCGGAACTGAACGGGAAGCTATCCTCACTATCGGGAAGACCATCGTTGTCGTCGTCCGTGTCACAAGGATCTGCTATCAAATCGCCATCATTGTCTTCTCCTGTTAGTGTAAGTATGGCTGTCTCTATCGTAACATTACCATTAGAATCCATTATTGTTAAGGTAATGGTATAATCACCCAAAACACTACAGTTGAAATCAGTGCGATCAGCATTGATCTCAGAAATACCGCAATTGTCCGAACTTTCATCTATAAAATCCTCTGCTGTAATGCTAAGAAAGCCATTGGCATCTAATGGTAAAGTAAGGTTTTGGGTTACTACAGTCGGTGATATCATATCTTCCACAGTTATGATGGCGGTGGCGGTACCACTGTTCCCGTTGACGTCGGTTACGGTCAACGTGACCGTGTTGCTTCCCACATCGGCACATGTGAATGCGTTCGTGTCCAGTCCATAAGAGGCGATACCACAGTTATCGGTGGAACCGTTGTCTATTTGGGAAGCGGTTATGGAGGCATTGCCCGTGACATCCAATTGTACCGTAATGTCACGTGCCACTACCGTTGGATCGACGTTATCCTCAACGGTGACGGTGGCGGTGGCCGTACCACTGTTCCCGTTCACGTCGGTTACGGTCAACGTGACCGTGTTGCTTCCCACATCGGCACATGTGAAGGCGTTGGTGTCCAGTCCATAGGAGGCGATTCCACAGTTATCGGTGGAACCGTTGTCTATTTGGGAAGCGGTGATCGATGCATTGCCCGTGGCATCCAATTGTACCGTAATGTCACGTGCCACTACCGTTGGATCGACGTTGTCCTCAACGGAGACGTTGGCCGTGGCGGTACCACTGTTCCCGTTGACGTCGGTTACGGTCAACGTGACCGTGTTGCTTCCCACATCGGCACATGTGAATGCGTTCGTGTCCAGTCCATAAGAGGCGATTCCACAGTTATCGGTGGAACCGTTGTCTATTTGGGAAGCGGTTATGGAGGCATTGCCCGTGGCATCCAATTGTACCGTAATGTCACGTGCCACTACCGTTGGGTCGACGTTGTCCTCAACGGTGACGGTGGCGGTGGCCGTACCACTGTTCCCGTTGACGTCGGTTACGGTCAACGTGACCGTGTTGCTTCCCACATCGGCACAGGTGAATGCCGTGGTATCCAATCCATAGGAGGCGATACCACAGTTATCGGTGGAACCGTTGTCTATTTGGGAAGCGGTTATGGAGGCATTGCCCGTGACATCCAATTGTACCGTAATGTCACGTGCCACTACCGTTGGATCGACGTTATCCTCAACGGTGACGGTGGCGGTGGCCGTACCACTGTTCCCGTTCACGTCGGTTACGGTCAACGTGACCGTGTTGCTTCCCACATCGGCACAGGTGAATGCGTTCGTGTCCAATCCGTAAGAGGCGATGCCACAGTTATCGGTGGAACCGTTGTCTATTTGGGAAGCGGTGATCGATGCATTGCCCGTGGCATCCAATTGTACCGTAATGTCACGTGCCACTACCGTTGGATCGACGTTGTCCTCAACGGTGACGGTGGCGGTGGCGGTACCACTGTTCCCGTTCACGTCGGTTACGGTCAACGTGACCGTGTTGCTTCCCACATCGGCACATGTGAAGGCGTTGGTGTCCAGTCCATAGGAGGCGATACCACAGTTATCGTTGGAACCGTTGTCTATTTCCGCTGCGGTGATCGATGCATTGCCCGTTGTGTCCAATTGTACCGTGATGTCGCGTGCGACGACCGTTGGGTCGACATTGTCCTCAACGGAGACGTTGGCCGTGGCGGTACCACTGTTCCCGTTGACGTCGGTTACGGTCAACGTGACCGTGTTGCTTCCCACATCGGCACATGTGAAGGTGGTCGTGTCCAGTCCATAAGAGGCGATGCCACAGTTATCGGTGGAACCGTTGTCTATTTGGGAAGCGGTTATGGAGGCATTGCCCGTCGCGTCCAACTGTACCGTGATGTCACGTACGACGACCGTTGGGTCGACGTTGTCCTCAACGGTGACGGTGGCGGTGGCGGTACCACTGTTCCCGTTGACGTCGGTTACGGTCAACGTGACCGTGTTGCTTCCCACGTCCGCACATGTGAAGGTGGTCGTGTCCAATCCATAAGAGGCGATGCCACAGTTATCGGTGGAACCGTTGTCTATTTGGGAAGCGGTTATGGAGGCATTGCCCGTCTCGTCCAACTGTACCGTGATGTCGCGTGCGATGACCGTTGGGTTGAGCTCATCGGTAACAGTTACCTCTGCGGTTGTGGTCGATACATTTCCATTGTTATCAGTAACCGTAAGCGTAACTATGTTCGGATTGTTGGCAATATTTGAACAATTAAAATCTGTTTGACTTAGGGATAAAGATGCTATACCAGAAGCATCATTTGAACCATTATCCACAAGTGCTGCTGTTGTAGAGCCATTTCCAGAAGCATCTAACTGAACAGTGACGTTTTGAGCTATAGCAATTGGATCAGTGTCATCACTTACCCGAATACTCATTGTATATGCATCAGTACTGATGCCGCCACGGGAATCAAAAACTTTAAATGTAAAGGTCGAATAGGGGTT
The nucleotide sequence above comes from Flagellimonas sp. HMM57. Encoded proteins:
- a CDS encoding cytochrome P450, with the protein product MKNLIIYNDMTPKQIPKVKPDSWLFGNMKSFSKDPDRFLKKCAETYGDIFQFRIAHKRFIAINHPDHIQHVLQTNHRNYKQFSLVKLIIKVIGDGLFALEGEQWKKERRLMQPYFHKEMVRSYFTIINNHAKKMFKDWPSKPELWLRSEMGDLVLDVTSKCFMGENVEGGAKIIKENLFNGMVTIMGRVKSPIQPPLWFPTAKNRKFNKSVTKLKKFLIEVIRSKEKEENLTGNDLMTMFILLERSGEIPKKQIYNEFVTLMSAGYETTATALFSLIVNVYKDDVIRKKVVEEYDRVTKGGPIKVEHVDQLQYVNNVINESLRLWSPAFMQGREAIKNEKMNGYPIKKGDTILMVSQLIHRHKKFWKNPNVFDPDRFDQELPHKYAYIPFGRGPRMCIGMNLALMEMQVILYHMLKSNFEIEVPSNTEIEYEVTLAYRPKTDIRIIKPITKQY
- a CDS encoding S9 family peptidase, producing MIYKKSIGLFFFMISTFLNCQQSKNKNHDIVNSSDPKSTELFHITHISSGELNNPKLVLVLHGDAPFNNPSYQYIIAKKIADENKNIVAVGILRPGYKDNEGNSSQGERGEAAGDNYTREVLESINNLTTKLKDKYNPSKIVLVGHSGGAAISANLISEYPITYSNALLISCPCNLHKWRKHMKRLQPETQIWDKEVKSLSPIEGVKKIHFSTQITLIHGDNDKSVPINIASEYARELEENQKKFNFIVLEGLGHEVALNDEVFEIISKFVK
- a CDS encoding DUF4347 domain-containing protein — translated: MKKPLHLNGFKKNRMAMLVVVFFMFLFSVQSNDLAFIDQGIEEQEQLGNVNETSTELVILGDSFKKKKLPDFYSDKHIMSIDKKSFEGYRSQIEHLIFIDTSLPDYEILEANVDLKNSAIVFLNPNNNEGILKMTQEIQKYNGLESIHIVGHAKPAELILGSDSFWMDDLNMIKSELDSWKSHVSTNADLFLYGCSLAETVKGKQMVDLMASLTGMDVTASTDLTGHASKNADWELEYKTGTIESQIAFSEHVRGYAHTLQSLNFEDLRTFEEVNEGSGGDGHWTYPENTGRTAYQSRNTSNPVYLLSPDSGYIDEVFKGTITVDAGAGDDDDIGFAFGFNGVNDTYIWSWDMGGISMGVRSGGAHLLFKKTAAMSWSSVSGTLIGQGPNNDPWQHGVTYQIEILYTANRIRVRVNGIEKFDVSAAEAGVAQFPAGRFGFYNYSQGNVTFGNIQKASATDDPIPPSAQDDSYGMEPNTTLNVDFLDGILKNDYDANLDEFTIVQVSNVSHGSLSLNTNDGSFTYTPTAGYEGADQFTYKLVQDSDGAESAVRTVTFGIIASNQAPTDIQLSNTSISEGAVDNTNIGTLTTTDGNNPNDQHDYSLSNNGGGRFTVNGNSLIVANSSLLTPGDYVVTVRSTDLMGEFHEKNFTISVISNAKPTSANGQIQLDSGSNYLFGSNDFSFTDTDGDTFGGIRIETIETAGDLEYDGSDVFDGTVVNDITLLNFKAPSNASGNPYSTFTFKVFDSRGGISTDAYTMSIRVSDDTDPIAIAQNVTVQLDASGNGSTTAALVDNGSNDASGIASLSLSQTDFNCSNIANNPNIVTLTVTDNNGNVSTTTAEVTVTDELNPTVIARDITVQLDETGNASITASQIDNGSTDNCGIASYGLDTTTFTCADVGSNTVTLTVTDVNGNSGTATATVTVEDNVDPTVVVRDITVQLDATGNASITASQIDNGSTDNCGIASYGLDTTTFTCADVGSNTVTLTVTDVNGNSGTATANVSVEDNVDPTVVARDITVQLDTTGNASITAAEIDNGSNDNCGIASYGLDTNAFTCADVGSNTVTLTVTDVNGNSGTATATVTVEDNVDPTVVARDITVQLDATGNASITASQIDNGSTDNCGIASYGLDTNAFTCADVGSNTVTLTVTDVNGNSGTATATVTVEDNVDPTVVARDITVQLDVTGNASITASQIDNGSTDNCGIASYGLDTTAFTCADVGSNTVTLTVTDVNGNSGTATATVTVEDNVDPTVVARDITVQLDATGNASITASQIDNGSTDNCGIASYGLDTNAFTCADVGSNTVTLTVTDVNGNSGTATANVSVEDNVDPTVVARDITVQLDATGNASITASQIDNGSTDNCGIASYGLDTNAFTCADVGSNTVTLTVTDVNGNSGTATATVTVEDNVDPTVVARDITVQLDVTGNASITASQIDNGSTDNCGIASYGLDTNAFTCADVGSNTVTLTVTDVNGNSGTATAIITVEDMISPTVVTQNLTLPLDANGFLSITAEDFIDESSDNCGISEINADRTDFNCSVLGDYTITLTIMDSNGNVTIETAILTLTGEDNDGDLIADPCDTDDDNDGLPDSEDSFPFSSEPKIVPAEAFTPNGDGINESWVIPGIDNYPNNTVKVFNRWGHVVFSTKSYRNNWEGFYKNNNEKLPAGSYMYMIDLGDGSAPIQGWIYINY
- a CDS encoding type IX secretion system membrane protein PorP/SprF, with product MKHLILVLGLAITLGTKSIFAQQDPQYTFYRYSMNLINPAFAGSSEGAELTLGLRSQWAGVQGAPESQSALFSMPVGANVGLGVSILNDQTFIENQTWVAIDFSYRVKLNEDYMLYFGLKASGNSYSANTTGLITYGVGQDGTLMDFENRFTPNIGAGVYLKNEDFFLSLSAPKLMTPDRLEERNGNAFSSTDRRHVYLSGGYDFKLGKNMNLLASSMLRYVDASPISVDLTSILDFGQRFKVGASYRLDEALSGMFMFDISSGLQIGYAYEAAMENDINNIDNSSHELFMRLTM
- a CDS encoding GyrI-like domain-containing protein, whose translation is MKSNNTRQEYIKRVNYVLDFIEKNLEASLSLETLSKRGHYSTFHFHRVFSIIVGETLNEYLNRKRIERIASILLLNTNTPIKELAYNYGFNSQSSFSRAFKKYYGVSPTRFKSDGITTLRKIGIEPFSTERYIRSIDDIKKWIDMNAQIGVKELRETKLAGIMHIGEFEEIGNMYQRLMEWGHKRGLLSTSDFKTITIYHDNPNVTQISKVRYSACVSVNKNIDADGEIRPYKIPKGYYAVGNFEIEANDFPKAWKSMSVWVIENNYKFRDGDYFEIYLNDHKTHPEQKFIIDIYIPLEKTQNIKLGRAHTLNFSQNKTQSEQCGKELDYHYLINYMKELRAFFLKEYDTCFRLGNIYQGNPNFSYFSLATTALKNQKLKFVIILNHKELYFSICLSGQNKIIRKKYWEIFKDSDWKKYHLAESIDNSLSIIEQIIVKEPNFNNKRSLTKKIEKESMKFMEELKTILQQ
- a CDS encoding tyrosine-type recombinase/integrase — translated: MLTTISKKTGMKVAPHMQRHGCGYYLADTGTDLRTIQEYLGHQDSKDKVTYTQIAGSRFNNLWK
- a CDS encoding terpene synthase family protein, producing MEVNTNLGCQEALSDRFHEVFGPHITYDDDQWKEVLKAMYLCDDWLSKWIDIGKKSELSPKSNCGYQKQRTEYVHNLLKQYDLGMFSQKATDLGLLYCFYTYPHGIKPQDASNRKRIGKFSKAHTYLVLATASIWLLDMLFDDVRELYVNGKSILGIVDQVLVHFDGIEYKNVHEVRTPQDVSNITENKQIQKVFYEFCILFDLCYIEGYKVLTSETLKIVFDEYRRQIVYFHGEIEKYTHSNDSPVLEEYMKTRVLSSGFQWVIVNHMHILGQERSINDHSRITDFLRSEKIKSSVRSAAEYCCLINDIFSILSDSEHLVANPVVFLGKQEYPDKSKEEQLYAGIDMSIDIARASFSKLIKLLENMSISSELDKKIYDLYIEVLFFVCFSSTTFHILSPRYNLELCKKYFIKE